A portion of the Pseudomonadota bacterium genome contains these proteins:
- a CDS encoding chemotaxis protein CheA has translation MADKERVVTDLLDEMALKIVMIEPGDLSVIGELLELLDMLLGHSHMSGNPALHKMGSFFKSALEKLIMAELDDSSENFDRLGECITQMQESVRKQEKDHASLLESFCSSLLATGFKIDKGAFCGLDAKTHEEPEEEKVAAKASEPAEEAPASESPAAGMPQQGEIPDFLKDRDLLSGFIDEAFEHLEGIEVNILDLEQNPDDINIINNIFRPFHTIKGVSGFLNLKVINTLAHTTENLLDDVRNRKRSMDSDVIDVVLEVGDQLKAMVQNIKDVLENGPDLLQEFDISSFIEKIRAIQAGESQSGPVTVEPQTPVVSETAEESPAMQAEEKSEAVTSTPSAQEEKDSPKQAAATAKAAISASIKVDIEKLDNLVNAVGELVIMQAMVRQNPRISAIADPKLTRDFSQLSRITSELQKTAMSMRMVPIRQTFQKMIRLVRDLSKKSGKIVDLVMLGEDTEIDRNMVDSIYDPLVHMIRNSVDHGVQLPSEREQVGKPGMGSVQLSAYQKGGNIVIEIIDDGQGLNTDKIRQKALERGLVKEGDNLSDHELNNLIFLPGFSTADKITDVSGRGVGMDVVKKAVEKLRGKVEVISTPGKGSQFVIRLPLTLAIIDGIIVRVGNERYIIPTISIQESMRPLRENYNTVHGKGETLMVRNSLVPIIRLYEKFGVEPSQKDPCQGIVVIIENEGRQRALMVDELLGKQEVVIKSLGGYMKDIPGVAGGTILADGRVGLILDMAGIISGGGSSEKGDEDDF, from the coding sequence ATGGCGGATAAAGAAAGGGTTGTGACTGATTTACTGGACGAGATGGCTCTCAAGATCGTTATGATCGAGCCGGGGGATTTATCCGTTATCGGCGAACTTCTTGAATTGCTTGATATGCTTCTGGGCCATTCACATATGAGCGGAAATCCTGCTCTGCATAAAATGGGGTCGTTTTTTAAGAGTGCCCTTGAAAAGTTGATTATGGCTGAGCTTGATGATTCGTCGGAAAATTTTGATCGACTTGGGGAATGTATTACCCAGATGCAGGAATCGGTGAGAAAGCAGGAAAAAGATCACGCAAGTCTCTTGGAATCGTTTTGTTCAAGCCTGCTTGCTACCGGTTTTAAGATTGACAAGGGTGCTTTCTGTGGTCTTGACGCCAAAACCCATGAAGAGCCTGAAGAAGAAAAGGTGGCTGCAAAAGCATCTGAACCGGCTGAGGAAGCCCCTGCAAGCGAGTCCCCCGCAGCTGGGATGCCGCAACAGGGTGAGATCCCTGATTTTCTCAAGGACAGGGATCTGCTCAGTGGATTTATTGATGAAGCCTTTGAGCATCTTGAAGGGATAGAAGTAAATATTCTTGACCTTGAACAGAATCCCGATGACATTAATATTATTAACAATATCTTCAGGCCGTTCCACACGATCAAGGGTGTTTCCGGCTTTCTGAACCTCAAGGTAATCAATACCCTGGCCCATACCACGGAGAATCTTCTCGACGATGTCCGCAATCGTAAAAGGAGCATGGATTCCGATGTCATCGATGTTGTGCTTGAAGTCGGTGATCAGCTCAAGGCAATGGTCCAGAACATCAAGGATGTCCTGGAAAACGGCCCGGATCTTTTGCAGGAATTTGACATCAGCAGCTTTATCGAGAAAATCCGCGCCATACAGGCCGGCGAAAGCCAGTCCGGCCCGGTAACGGTTGAGCCGCAAACCCCCGTTGTGTCGGAGACAGCGGAAGAATCCCCTGCTATGCAAGCAGAGGAAAAATCGGAAGCAGTCACCTCAACCCCTTCTGCCCAGGAGGAAAAGGATTCTCCGAAACAAGCCGCCGCTACGGCAAAGGCGGCGATTTCCGCTTCAATCAAGGTTGACATTGAAAAGCTTGATAACCTTGTGAATGCGGTGGGCGAACTTGTCATCATGCAGGCAATGGTTCGACAGAATCCCAGGATTTCAGCCATTGCCGATCCGAAACTGACCAGAGATTTTTCACAGCTTTCCAGGATCACCTCGGAACTCCAGAAAACAGCCATGTCGATGCGCATGGTGCCGATCCGCCAGACCTTCCAGAAAATGATTCGCCTTGTCCGCGATCTTTCAAAGAAGTCAGGAAAGATCGTTGACCTGGTTATGCTCGGGGAAGATACCGAGATAGATCGTAACATGGTTGATTCGATTTACGATCCCCTGGTGCACATGATCAGGAATTCCGTGGATCATGGTGTGCAGCTTCCCAGCGAACGGGAACAAGTGGGCAAGCCCGGTATGGGAAGCGTCCAGCTCAGTGCTTACCAGAAGGGCGGCAATATCGTTATTGAAATTATTGACGATGGACAAGGATTAAACACCGATAAGATCAGGCAGAAGGCTCTGGAGCGAGGCCTGGTTAAAGAAGGAGACAACCTCTCCGATCATGAATTGAACAACCTGATTTTTCTTCCGGGTTTTTCAACGGCCGATAAAATTACCGATGTTTCGGGCCGAGGGGTGGGAATGGATGTTGTAAAAAAGGCGGTTGAGAAATTGCGCGGCAAGGTTGAGGTCATCAGCACACCAGGAAAAGGCTCTCAATTCGTGATCCGACTGCCCCTCACCCTTGCAATCATCGATGGGATTATCGTCCGGGTTGGCAACGAACGGTACATTATTCCGACGATCTCCATTCAGGAATCAATGAGACCTTTGCGGGAAAATTATAACACCGTTCACGGCAAAGGCGAAACTCTGATGGTCCGCAATTCCCTTGTGCCGATCATCAGACTGTATGAAAAATTCGGGGTTGAGCCGTCACAGAAGGATCCGTGTCAGGGCATTGTGGTGATCATCGAAAACGAGGGCCGCCAGCGGGCGTTGATGGTGGACGAACTTCTCGGAAAGCAGGAAGTGGTGATCAAAAGTCTTGGCGGATATATGAAAGATATTCCCGGGGTTGCCGGGGGCACAATTCTTGCCGACGGCCGGGTCGGTCTGATTCTCGATATGGCTGGGATCATTTCCGGGGGTGGATCTTCGGAAAAAGGCGATGAGGATGATTTCTGA
- a CDS encoding serine hydrolase, which produces MRYSFLVALVMMLSFAFAMPGTVCARKKTSETDLVVLASKHKYNPNPVEKQVRSRTRTRVVQLAGDSKSKPENSSEADTLDIRNKLSSKSVYLMDASTGESIYTHSPDEPAQPASTIKVLTGLLAIKYLTGNELVEVSRRASQMPSSKIYLEPGKSYNANDLINAVLLSSANDASVALAEKIAGSEKSFAKLMNHKAQILGATNTVCKNSTGLTSKGQVSTARDLAQIFAKAMDNKEFAERMAKVKVRTRFGKVLRNHNKALWEVDGAEGGKTGYTKAARQTYVGKFKRGDVELVVAVLGSETMWDDVRTLVEYGFARKGMGLDPSSSVASNDKDSEFDLPAEQQAMLVADDQMKISKL; this is translated from the coding sequence ATGCGGTATAGTTTTCTTGTTGCTCTTGTCATGATGCTTTCCTTTGCCTTTGCCATGCCCGGAACGGTTTGCGCTCGGAAAAAAACTTCCGAGACTGATCTTGTGGTATTGGCGTCAAAACATAAATATAATCCCAATCCGGTTGAAAAACAGGTAAGGAGCAGGACTCGCACCAGGGTTGTGCAGCTTGCCGGAGATAGTAAGTCTAAGCCCGAGAATTCATCGGAAGCAGACACCTTAGACATCCGCAACAAGCTTTCATCAAAAAGCGTTTATTTGATGGATGCCAGCACCGGCGAGTCGATCTATACCCATTCTCCCGACGAACCCGCGCAACCGGCCAGCACCATTAAAGTCCTCACCGGCTTGCTTGCCATAAAATACCTTACCGGTAATGAGCTGGTGGAAGTGAGTAGAAGGGCTTCGCAGATGCCCAGTTCCAAGATCTATCTGGAACCTGGCAAATCCTATAATGCCAATGATTTGATAAATGCCGTTCTTCTCTCCTCGGCTAATGACGCAAGTGTTGCCCTGGCTGAAAAAATCGCCGGTTCGGAGAAGTCTTTTGCAAAGCTCATGAACCACAAGGCACAAATTCTCGGCGCCACGAATACGGTATGCAAGAATTCCACCGGACTGACATCAAAAGGGCAAGTGTCAACGGCCCGTGACCTTGCGCAGATTTTTGCCAAGGCCATGGATAATAAGGAGTTTGCCGAGAGAATGGCCAAGGTCAAAGTCCGGACCCGTTTCGGCAAGGTCCTGCGAAACCATAACAAGGCATTATGGGAGGTTGACGGAGCGGAAGGCGGTAAAACCGGTTACACAAAAGCTGCGCGCCAGACCTATGTGGGTAAATTCAAGCGCGGTGATGTGGAGCTGGTAGTTGCAGTCCTTGGCAGCGAGACCATGTGGGATGATGTCCGCACCCTTGTTGAATATGGTTTTGCCCGGAAAGGCATGGGGCTTGATCCGTCGTCTTCCGTGGCTTCAAATGATAAGGATTCGGAGTTTGACCTGCCTGCCGAGCAACAGGCAATGCTGGTTGCCGATGATCAGATGAAAATCTCCAAGCTGTAA
- a CDS encoding protein-glutamate O-methyltransferase produces MDGFHLTKLTDSQFLKFSELVYEKTGIFLKPEKKELLNARLGKRLRACGINDFKNYYNFVMGDASGEELIHLIDSVSTNFTNFFREKAHFDFLKANVLPGYIKGARGKKQISVWSAACSSGEEPYTLGMVLGDFFSRYQDWNFSILATDISTRVLSHGERGVYSLDRVAGIPENQLRLFFQKGTGKSSGQVKVKDSLRGLVTFRRFNLMDVFPWKESFDIIFCRNVMIYFNRETQQELISKFYGSLVPGGHLFIGHSESISGIKHGFKQIASTTYQK; encoded by the coding sequence ATGGATGGCTTTCATCTGACGAAACTGACTGACAGTCAATTTCTTAAATTCAGTGAACTGGTTTATGAAAAAACAGGAATATTCCTCAAGCCCGAGAAGAAGGAACTCCTAAACGCCAGGCTTGGTAAACGGCTCCGAGCCTGTGGCATCAACGATTTCAAAAATTATTATAACTTTGTAATGGGTGACGCCAGCGGCGAAGAGCTCATTCATCTCATTGACAGCGTTTCAACGAACTTCACTAATTTTTTCAGAGAAAAAGCCCATTTTGATTTCCTCAAAGCAAACGTTCTTCCCGGTTATATCAAAGGCGCAAGGGGTAAAAAGCAGATTTCTGTCTGGTCTGCGGCCTGTTCATCCGGGGAGGAACCCTATACTCTCGGCATGGTTCTGGGGGATTTTTTTTCCAGGTATCAGGATTGGAATTTTTCCATTCTCGCAACGGATATATCAACCAGGGTTCTTTCCCATGGCGAGCGCGGCGTCTATTCTCTGGACCGGGTTGCAGGCATCCCTGAAAATCAATTGCGCCTTTTTTTCCAGAAAGGCACGGGCAAGTCTTCGGGCCAAGTCAAGGTCAAGGATTCATTGCGGGGTCTTGTCACTTTCAGGCGCTTCAATCTGATGGATGTTTTTCCGTGGAAGGAGTCCTTTGATATTATATTCTGCCGGAATGTTATGATATACTTCAATCGGGAAACCCAGCAGGAGTTGATTAGCAAGTTCTATGGAAGCCTGGTGCCTGGTGGGCATCTGTTTATCGGACACTCGGAAAGTATTTCAGGCATCAAGCACGGCTTTAAACAGATAGCCTCAACAACATATCAGAAGTAA
- a CDS encoding MGMT family protein: MIETTIFQIGRCSISGIPVHTLELDDKVIYLSFSEESLFRAKNQLHSDNSHCLFKNTRNLTLCKKISAALHGDKTFAFPADSPFIKKATLFQKKVWELISTIPHGETLSYGELAEKLGGKSYARAVGNACNTNPVALIIPCHRVVGRNGIGGFAGGISIKQKLLELEKNKSG; this comes from the coding sequence ATGATCGAAACTACAATATTTCAGATCGGCAGATGTTCCATCAGCGGCATACCTGTTCATACACTCGAGCTGGATGACAAAGTAATTTACCTCTCTTTTTCCGAAGAATCTCTCTTCCGGGCGAAAAATCAGCTTCATTCAGATAACTCGCACTGCCTGTTTAAAAACACCCGGAACTTAACCCTGTGTAAAAAAATATCCGCAGCCCTTCATGGCGACAAGACTTTCGCCTTTCCAGCTGATTCTCCCTTTATAAAAAAGGCCACACTGTTTCAAAAAAAAGTATGGGAACTAATCAGCACGATTCCCCATGGTGAGACATTATCGTATGGTGAGCTTGCCGAAAAACTCGGCGGCAAAAGCTATGCCCGGGCGGTGGGAAATGCCTGCAACACCAATCCTGTTGCCCTGATAATTCCATGCCACCGGGTTGTGGGCCGTAATGGAATCGGCGGGTTTGCCGGAGGTATTTCAATCAAGCAAAAACTCCTTGAATTGGAAAAGAACAAATCCGGATAA
- a CDS encoding chemotaxis protein CheW: MNMGEAKLDRVTRVMDHLAGKYLTFALGNENYGLGILKVREIIGLMEITSVPHTPPYIKGVINLRGRVIPVLELRLKFDMESQEYNDRTCIIVVEVQEESGQILIGMLVDSVSEVLNVSGEEIDPPPSFGADLNLRDNILGMAKVKGSVTVLLNIDKVVGTEDYSQV, translated from the coding sequence ATGAATATGGGAGAGGCTAAACTTGACAGAGTCACCCGGGTGATGGATCACCTTGCGGGAAAGTATCTGACCTTTGCCTTGGGAAATGAAAATTACGGTCTTGGAATTCTCAAGGTCAGGGAAATAATCGGGCTCATGGAAATAACCTCCGTACCGCATACGCCGCCGTATATCAAAGGTGTAATCAATCTCAGAGGTCGGGTCATACCGGTGTTGGAATTACGCCTGAAATTTGACATGGAATCTCAGGAATATAATGACCGAACCTGCATAATTGTTGTGGAGGTCCAAGAGGAATCAGGGCAAATCCTTATAGGAATGCTTGTTGACTCCGTGTCTGAGGTGTTGAATGTCTCAGGTGAGGAAATTGATCCGCCGCCTTCTTTCGGCGCCGACCTGAATCTCCGGGACAATATTCTGGGAATGGCTAAGGTGAAAGGATCTGTTACCGTATTGCTTAATATTGATAAGGTTGTCGGCACTGAAGACTATAGCCAGGTTTAA
- a CDS encoding HDOD domain-containing protein, translating into MSRLEEILENIKQIPPFPKVAKRVMELIENPDVSAVELGKIIQYDQSITANVLKMCNSAYFGLGRKVSSLEQGLVVLGNNVLKDIIITSSSSDFYKGVAGEGYVLEEGELWRHSVATGIMAKLLIRHVKDIDAGTAYTAALLHDIGKRVMSSYVAEEFKEIMEIVTTGKCSFSDAEKKVLGVTHAELGGMILEKWEFSQEMIDAVKQHHDPEALLKEPLSAVVCLSNALVISLGIGAGATGLAMEMQGDGLKRFGLANKDLDLLMADLFEEMAKAEDLIQL; encoded by the coding sequence ATGAGCCGATTAGAAGAAATTCTTGAAAACATCAAACAGATTCCTCCTTTTCCAAAAGTTGCCAAACGGGTAATGGAGCTGATTGAGAATCCCGATGTCAGCGCAGTGGAACTGGGCAAGATCATACAATATGATCAATCAATTACCGCGAATGTCCTGAAAATGTGTAATTCAGCGTATTTCGGTCTGGGCAGGAAGGTTTCGTCCCTTGAACAGGGACTGGTCGTGCTGGGGAATAATGTTTTAAAGGATATTATCATAACCAGCAGCAGTTCTGATTTTTATAAAGGTGTTGCCGGTGAGGGCTATGTGCTTGAAGAAGGGGAGCTCTGGCGACATTCCGTGGCTACCGGAATCATGGCGAAACTTCTCATTCGGCACGTAAAGGATATAGACGCAGGAACGGCTTATACCGCGGCGCTCCTTCATGATATCGGTAAACGGGTCATGAGCAGTTATGTTGCTGAAGAATTTAAGGAAATCATGGAGATAGTGACCACGGGGAAATGTTCTTTTTCCGATGCCGAGAAAAAGGTGCTGGGAGTAACTCATGCCGAGCTTGGGGGAATGATTCTTGAGAAATGGGAGTTTTCCCAAGAGATGATTGATGCAGTTAAGCAACATCATGATCCGGAAGCATTACTTAAGGAACCCCTCTCAGCCGTCGTCTGCCTCAGCAACGCGCTGGTGATTTCCCTGGGGATCGGCGCCGGCGCAACCGGGTTGGCTATGGAAATGCAGGGAGACGGACTCAAGCGTTTCGGGTTGGCCAATAAGGATCTGGACCTGTTAATGGCTGATCTGTTTGAAGAAATGGCCAAGGCAGAGGACCTTATTCAGCTTTAA
- a CDS encoding chemotaxis protein CheD encodes MKIVVGISDMKVSNKPEDSIITYSLGSCIGVAIWDPVSKVGGLLHYMLPDSNLDKERAAQKPFMFADSGIPLLFKEAYKYGGVKNRLIVKAVGGSQIMDTKGVFNIGKRNYMIMRKIFWKNKILIAKEDIGGTVNRTISLDIATGVTTLKVSGQGVYEL; translated from the coding sequence ATGAAAATTGTTGTGGGTATTTCAGATATGAAGGTAAGCAATAAACCGGAGGATTCGATCATCACCTATTCCCTCGGTTCCTGCATCGGTGTGGCAATTTGGGATCCGGTTTCCAAGGTCGGCGGATTATTGCATTACATGCTTCCTGATTCAAATCTTGACAAGGAGCGCGCCGCGCAAAAGCCTTTTATGTTCGCGGATTCGGGTATTCCTCTTCTTTTTAAGGAAGCCTATAAATACGGCGGAGTCAAAAACAGATTGATCGTCAAGGCGGTGGGCGGCTCGCAGATTATGGATACCAAAGGCGTTTTTAATATCGGCAAGCGTAATTACATGATAATGCGGAAAATTTTCTGGAAAAACAAGATACTGATCGCCAAGGAAGATATCGGCGGCACCGTCAATAGAACGATCAGTCTTGATATAGCAACAGGAGTTACGACACTGAAGGTGTCCGGGCAGGGGGTGTATGAACTATGA
- a CDS encoding response regulator → MAFTILVTDDSETMRAVIKKTVSMSGVPVAEFYEAANGKEALKILEDAWVDVILSDINMPEMGGVELLKEINKNDVLRNIPVIFITTESSKARMEEVSKLGAAGYIKKPFLPETIKKILIDVLEKAYEHRMEESRVNGGAADDNEMDF, encoded by the coding sequence ATGGCTTTTACAATACTTGTAACGGATGATTCCGAAACAATGCGTGCCGTGATAAAGAAAACGGTCTCCATGTCCGGAGTTCCGGTTGCCGAATTTTATGAGGCCGCAAACGGCAAAGAAGCCCTGAAAATCCTGGAGGATGCATGGGTTGATGTGATTCTCTCCGATATTAATATGCCTGAGATGGGCGGGGTGGAGCTTTTGAAGGAAATCAATAAAAACGATGTCCTTCGGAATATTCCGGTCATATTCATCACCACCGAATCAAGTAAGGCCAGGATGGAAGAGGTGAGTAAACTCGGGGCGGCAGGCTATATCAAGAAGCCGTTTCTGCCGGAGACCATCAAGAAAATTCTTATTGATGTTCTTGAGAAAGCCTACGAGCACCGCATGGAAGAAAGCCGGGTGAATGGCGGGGCTGCAGATGACAATGAAATGGATTTCTGA
- a CDS encoding chemotaxis protein CheX, which translates to MDDQLKRTIYETMSEVFETMFFTFLAPLHAAPQEINQSGDYVKGKISYSGEVSGEVSIYFPKALARYITVNFLGFEENAVEGRQVLDTVRETVNMSVGSLLGKLDPEGKCMLNIPEAAEMSGFVPESLIEEPGLCLFNTEFGLLLVVYKEK; encoded by the coding sequence ATGGATGATCAATTAAAGCGGACAATTTATGAGACGATGTCGGAAGTTTTTGAAACGATGTTTTTCACATTTCTTGCGCCCCTGCATGCTGCTCCTCAGGAAATAAATCAGAGTGGTGACTACGTTAAGGGGAAGATATCGTATAGCGGCGAGGTTTCCGGGGAAGTCAGTATTTATTTTCCAAAAGCCCTTGCCAGGTATATCACGGTTAACTTCCTGGGCTTTGAGGAAAATGCGGTGGAAGGCCGCCAGGTTCTCGATACGGTTCGCGAGACGGTTAATATGTCTGTTGGAAGTCTTCTCGGTAAACTGGATCCTGAGGGAAAGTGCATGCTGAATATTCCTGAAGCGGCAGAAATGTCGGGCTTTGTCCCTGAGTCGTTGATCGAAGAGCCGGGATTATGCCTTTTTAATACCGAATTCGGTCTGCTGCTGGTGGTTTATAAAGAAAAGTAA
- a CDS encoding chemotaxis response regulator protein-glutamate methylesterase: MKKIRVLVVDDSAVVRKVFSEELSNEPDIEVIGTAPDPYVARDKIVALKPDVITLDIEMPRMDGITFLRKLMKYFPLPVIIVSSLTKAGGSLALEAMDIGAVDVVSKPGAAYSVGDMSVQLAEKIRAAARVDMSKRAALASVTRDKIAAPKLSLTQSTHKVIAIGASTGGTEALRIVLTQLPPTCPGIMVVQHMPANFTTSFAKRLDELSQIRVKEAEDGDSVVPGLALIAPGNYHMVMRRSGARYYVNVKTGPLVCHQRPAVDVLFNSVAAYGGKNAVGVILTGMGKDGAQGMLKMKEAGAINIAQDERSCVVFGMPKEAIQAGGVDKIVSLDQISSTILSVL, from the coding sequence ATGAAAAAAATTAGAGTTTTGGTCGTAGATGATTCCGCTGTTGTCCGCAAGGTATTCAGCGAGGAGTTATCCAATGAACCTGATATTGAGGTAATCGGCACAGCTCCTGATCCTTATGTTGCACGGGACAAGATCGTCGCCCTGAAGCCTGATGTTATTACCCTTGATATCGAAATGCCGCGGATGGATGGCATTACATTCCTGCGAAAGCTCATGAAATATTTTCCGCTGCCGGTGATCATCGTAAGTTCGCTGACCAAGGCCGGTGGTTCGCTTGCCCTTGAGGCCATGGATATCGGTGCCGTGGATGTGGTTTCGAAGCCTGGTGCTGCTTATTCCGTAGGAGATATGAGCGTCCAGCTGGCGGAAAAAATCCGTGCTGCAGCAAGGGTTGATATGTCAAAGCGCGCCGCCCTGGCAAGTGTTACCAGAGATAAAATAGCCGCGCCGAAATTGTCGCTTACCCAGAGCACCCACAAGGTGATAGCCATCGGCGCTTCAACCGGAGGTACCGAGGCGCTCAGGATCGTGCTTACCCAGTTGCCGCCCACCTGTCCCGGCATTATGGTGGTGCAGCATATGCCGGCGAATTTCACCACGAGTTTTGCCAAAAGGCTTGACGAGCTTTCGCAGATAAGAGTCAAAGAGGCTGAGGATGGTGATTCCGTTGTGCCCGGACTGGCGTTGATTGCCCCGGGCAATTACCATATGGTGATGCGGCGAAGCGGCGCCAGGTATTATGTCAATGTCAAGACCGGTCCTCTGGTTTGTCACCAGCGCCCGGCGGTTGACGTGTTATTTAACTCCGTTGCCGCGTACGGCGGTAAAAATGCCGTTGGCGTCATTCTTACCGGGATGGGCAAGGACGGCGCCCAGGGAATGCTCAAAATGAAAGAGGCCGGCGCCATCAATATTGCCCAGGACGAAAGAAGTTGCGTGGTCTTCGGCATGCCCAAGGAGGCAATCCAGGCGGGGGGAGTCGATAAGATCGTATCTCTGGATCAGATCAGCAGTACAATCCTTTCAGTTCTTTGA